The window CAGTAGCTCGCTATAGTGGGGGGTTGTACTTTTGTATTTCTCGATGGTTTTTAACGCATCCTTCAACATTTTAGCCATTCAAACAAAATCTCCTTGTTTTTTATATTTAATATAATTGTATATATCCTTTCTGTGTCCGGTGCAAGCGATAAGTGTCGTCCATGATATCCCAAAGCCTCCATCACGGAAAGCTTGTCTCGTAATGAAGGTTAAAAGGGCACATCCTGAACACCCTTCTTAAAGCAGGCAACATCTGTATAAAGTTGATAAGTGGAAGATGTTATGCTATTCAAGAATCCTCTATTAGTTTAATTGATACGAGTGTCTATTTCAAGGCTTATTACCGATTGAAACGTAAATGGAAAATTTCATTGACGGCCTGTCTGTTTATCTGCACGGGTCTTTCATCTTAGCTTACTTAGCCGCCTACCTGGGAGGCGTTTTCGTCAGTTTTACTCCCTGTATTTACCCGGTTATACCCATCACGCTTGCCTTTATCGGCGCCCACGGCAGCGGTTCTAAGGTGAAAGGGTTTGTCCTCTCAATTGTCTACGTTCTTGGCATGTCCTTAACCTATACAGCTTTAGGCGCCGTTGCCGCCTTAACTGGCAAATTATTCGGACAGATCCAGACAAACCCCTGGACATATTTTATTGTTGCCAATATATGTATCCTCATGGGATTATCCATGCTTGAAGTTTTTACGCTGCCCGTGCGCGTACCGGGCTTTGTAACGAAGGTACAATCACGGAGAAAGGGTTTGTTGGGCAGTTTTTTTATCGGCGCTGTTTCAGGACTGGTTATAGGTCCCTGTACGGCTCCTGTATTTGCGGTGCTGTTGAGCTATGTTGCAACCAGCCAGGACATAATCTTCGGAATGAGTCTGTTTTTTATTTTCGCTCTTGGAATGGGAACATTTCTTATTATACTTGGAACTTTTGCCGGCCTTTTAGCCAGTATACCAAAATCAGGCATGTGGATGACAAGGATTAGCCACATGTCCGGATGGATACTCCTGGCAATCGGAGAATACTTTCTCATAATGGCGGGAAGCGTATGGGTTTAGAGGAACTCACTTTATGAATACCAGGGTCAGGTTTTTCTTGTTTGTGGTTTTGGGATTGATTATGGCTGTGCTACCTCCATTGATCTCATGCACCGAAAGCAAATCACCGGATAGGGGCAAAAGTTTCCCCGAAGCAATGGCGCCGGATTTTAATCTGAAAGATTTGTCTGATCAGAGATTCAAACTCAGTACCCATAGGGGCAAACCGGTACTGTTGATCTTTATCACAACGTGGTGTCCCACCTGCCGTTCTGAGATGCCGCACTACAAAAGCATTTATGAAACCTACGGCCAACGTGGCCTTGAAGTGGTGAACATCGACATTCAGGAGCCGAAAAACAGAGTGTCGCAGTTTGCGGCAAAATACCAGATTTCCTACAAAACGCTTCTCGATGAAAATGGAGATATAGCCGGTACTTACGGCATTGTAGGCATACCGGCCATGGTCCTGATCGACAAAGACGGCAAGATAGTAAGCAGACAGTATCTCGCCATTGACATTCTTTTGGAAACACTCTTCGGGAAAAAGTAATTTTCTTTGGCGGCCGTTCAGATGAATATTATTTACTATCAATAGGTTGTAATATTTCTCCTTTCAGTCGAAATGACAGATTGGAAGTTTTTTAAAGCTCTCAAATGTAGGATGTACACTGATAATTACATTAAGTAAGGAGGCGTAAATGGCAATACATCAACCCATGGAAAATCTCACCATTGTAGATCTGGATCAACCGCTGGAGGGATTCTATAATTTCCTCAACAGCTGGATATATAGGAAGGATGGCCTGACTATGGCAGTGGACCCTGGTCCACGCTCCACCATCCCGGTTCTTGTGGAGGCCCTGAAGCAGCTCAACGTGGAGAAGTTGGATTATATCCTGCTGACGCATATCCATATTGACCACGCCGGGGGCACAGGGGTTCTGGTACAGCATTTTCCGGAAGCGAAGGTCATCTGCCATCCCAAGGGCGTTCGTCACATGGTTGATCCTTCCAAGTTGTGGGAGGGCTCCCGCAAGTTCCTTGGAAAGGTTGCCGACGTGTACGGGGAAATCGCTGCCGTTCCCGAGAAGAATTTCAGCTATGCGAATCCGCTTGACACCGGGAAGGCAGTGATCAACGTGTTTGAGACGCCCGGTCACGCACTCAATCATCTATGCTATCAGATCGGGGATATATTGTTTCTCGGAGAGGTCGCAGGGATAAACTATCCGCTGGATAAGGGACTCTACCTCCGTATCGCGACTCCCCCGCCCTTTGTCTATGAGATTTACCGGAGCTCTCTGGAAAAGGTTGCGGCCTTAGATGTATCCCATGTTTGTTTCGGCCATTACGGTTACCGGGAAGACGTGAAGAACGTATTTGACACGGGTTTCGACCAGTTGGAAAACTGGATGGCCACGGTGGAAAAGCATTATCGAGGGGGAGGCGAGTTATTGGAAGACAAAATCTATGAGGACCTGTTGAAAAACGACCGGGGGCTATCTTTGTACAGCACCTTGCCTAAAGATGTACAGTCCCGGGAAAAGATTTTTTCTCTCAATAGTATCCGGGGGATGTGGGATTACTTCAAGGAAAAGGATAAGAAACCGGCTTAAATCCACGAATCCAGCCTGTGAAGACCGGCTTCCTTTGCCGAGCGGAGAGCCGATATATACTCATTTCTCGTGATCCGGCGATTGATTGTCGTGTCCCCGAAGACCTTTCCGCAGGGATGGTACTGATCCATCACATTTACATAAGTGTCTTCCGAAATTTTATCGGCGAGAAATGTCATGACCTCCCCCGTATTTGAAACGTCGTTAGGCATGACCAAGTGGCGCACGAGCAAACCTTTTTCTGCAATACCCGATTCATCGATGAGCAGGTCGCCCACCTGGCGGTGCATCTCTTTTATGGCCGCCGTGGCAATTTTCCTGTAGTCAGGGGCCTTGCAGAATTTTTCAGACCACCTTGCTTCCCAGAACTTGAAGTCAGGCATATAGATGTCAAAGACGTTTTCTAGAATCTTTAATGTCTCAACCTTATCGTATCCGCCTGTATTATAGACGAGGGGCACCTTGAGGCCGCGTTCGATGGCGATGAAAAGCCCCTGAAGGATTTGCGGTACCACGTGGGATGGTGTTACAAAGTTGATATTGTGACA is drawn from Deltaproteobacteria bacterium and contains these coding sequences:
- a CDS encoding sulfite exporter TauE/SafE family protein, whose product is MENFIDGLSVYLHGSFILAYLAAYLGGVFVSFTPCIYPVIPITLAFIGAHGSGSKVKGFVLSIVYVLGMSLTYTALGAVAALTGKLFGQIQTNPWTYFIVANICILMGLSMLEVFTLPVRVPGFVTKVQSRRKGLLGSFFIGAVSGLVIGPCTAPVFAVLLSYVATSQDIIFGMSLFFIFALGMGTFLIILGTFAGLLASIPKSGMWMTRISHMSGWILLAIGEYFLIMAGSVWV
- a CDS encoding TlpA disulfide reductase family protein, producing MAVLPPLISCTESKSPDRGKSFPEAMAPDFNLKDLSDQRFKLSTHRGKPVLLIFITTWCPTCRSEMPHYKSIYETYGQRGLEVVNIDIQEPKNRVSQFAAKYQISYKTLLDENGDIAGTYGIVGIPAMVLIDKDGKIVSRQYLAIDILLETLFGKK
- a CDS encoding MBL fold metallo-hydrolase, which encodes MAIHQPMENLTIVDLDQPLEGFYNFLNSWIYRKDGLTMAVDPGPRSTIPVLVEALKQLNVEKLDYILLTHIHIDHAGGTGVLVQHFPEAKVICHPKGVRHMVDPSKLWEGSRKFLGKVADVYGEIAAVPEKNFSYANPLDTGKAVINVFETPGHALNHLCYQIGDILFLGEVAGINYPLDKGLYLRIATPPPFVYEIYRSSLEKVAALDVSHVCFGHYGYREDVKNVFDTGFDQLENWMATVEKHYRGGGELLEDKIYEDLLKNDRGLSLYSTLPKDVQSREKIFSLNSIRGMWDYFKEKDKKPA
- a CDS encoding radical SAM protein encodes the protein CHNINFVTPSHVVPQILQGLFIAIERGLKVPLVYNTGGYDKVETLKILENVFDIYMPDFKFWEARWSEKFCKAPDYRKIATAAIKEMHRQVGDLLIDESGIAEKGLLVRHLVMPNDVSNTGEVMTFLADKISEDTYVNVMDQYHPCGKVFGDTTINRRITRNEYISALRSAKEAGLHRLDSWI